The Mesorhizobium sp. M3A.F.Ca.ET.080.04.2.1 genome contains the following window.
GGACGAGATGGTGGCTTCGAGCGCCTTGTGCTCCTCCTGCGTGCCGCAGATGAAGCGCACCGACGCCATGCCGTAGCCGTAGCGGTCGAGCGCCTGTTTGGCCGCCTCGCGCAGGTCAGGGCTGTCGGCGAGGCCGAGATAGTTGTTGGCGCAGAAATTCAGCACCCTCTGGCCACCGACCTCGATTTCGGCCGATTGCATGGAGGATATGACCCGTTCGGATTTATAGAGCCCCGCCGATCTCAGCCCTGCGAGTTCTTTGTCGATGTGGGATAGGAAGGCTGCGCTCATGATCCGGCCCTGTTCGCTTCGAGGCGGACTGTCGCGCCGTGGATGAGAAAAATCCATCGCAAAAGCGACCGCTTCGGCGACTTCGCGAAAGCCGGGCCGCAGTTCATCGTGCCAGCGCGATGGGAGATGCATTCAAAATGCGCGGGCCGGGAAACGCCATAATAACCATTCCGGCAGCTTTGTTCTGCAGCCGCGATGAGCGCGCAGCCTGTATGCCTAGCTATTAACCCTTTCAGGTCAAAGGTCTTCCCGCCATCGAAGCCATGGCCAGGATTCTGAAGGGCGGGAGGGATCAACCAGCTATGTCGCAGCAGCCAGTGCACAGCGTTTCGCGCAAGCTGGTTCTGCTGATCAAGAGCGGCTACTGGCTGGCCCTGACGATCATCGCCGCCATGGTGATGGCCGCTTTCATCCTGCTGCAGCAGATGATGGCGGCGCAGCAGCACAACGACGCGCTGCTCAACATCGTCAGCACGCAAAAGGCGCTTTCGCAACGGATCGTCTTTCTCTCCGGCGCAACGGGCGCTGCCGGGCAGGACAAGCAGCCGGCCCTGGTCGCCGCGCTGAAGCAGGCCACGCAGGAATTCGAAACGAATTACGATCTGCTGCTGGACAAGACCGGCGCCGATCCGATCTCGCGGGCGCGTTTCGATCCCAAGTCGATCGAGAATGTGCTGTTCGGCAAGCCGTTCCATCTCGACTATTTCTCCGTCGGCCTGATCGCCAACGGCAAACGCCTGATCTCATCGTTCGAATCCCGGCTTGCGACTGGCAGCGACGGTTACAAGGGAGGTGCCGAGCGCGTCGATCTCGACGCTTCAGTGGCGAATGCGACGCTGGCCGGCTATGCAGCACTCGGCCAGCGCATCAGCGCGTTTGGCCAAGAGCGCTCCAGCCAGTTGCTGGATCTGCATCGGACCTTGTTCTTCGCCACCCTTGGCGTCATCTTGCTGGTTGCGCTGTTCATCTTCCGGCCGATGTCCAAGGCCATCCTGCGCAAGACGCACGAGCTGGTCGACGCGCGCAATTCGATGGCCTTCATCGCCGTGCATGACGGGCTGACCGGCCTGCACAACCGCACCTTCCTCACTGACCATTTCGACACGCTGATCAAGGGCGCGCACCGCCGCCGCGAGCGCCTGGCAGTGATCCAGCTCGACCTCGACCGCTTCAAGCAGATCAACGATTCTCTGGGGCACGCGGCGGGCGACTATGTTCTTGTCGTCACCGCCCAGCGCATGCGCGATTCCTGCCGCGCATCGGATCTGTGCGTGCGGCTCGGCGGCGACGAATTCGTGATGATCCTCAACGGTGCCGGCACCACCGAGGACATCCATATGCTGGCCAAGCGGATCATCGGCCAGATCAACGAACCGATCACCTTCCAGGGCACGACCATCCTGCCCGGTGCCAGCGCCGGCATTGCGGTCTACCCGGTCGATGCCGAAAACGCCCAGGACCTGCTCGTCCATGCCGATCTCGCGCTCTATTCCGCCAAGAAGATGGGCGGCGGCAGCTTCTCCTTCTTCTCCGAGGAGCTGCGGCGCGAGCTCGACTACCGCAAGCAACTCGAGCAGGACATTCGCACCGCCATCGCGGAAAAGACTTTCGAGGTCTATTTCCAGCCGCAGGTATCGCTCACCAGCGGCAAGATCAGCGGCATCGAGGCGCTGGTGCGCTGGAAGCATGCGTCGCGCGGCATGATCTCGCCGGGCGAGTTCATCCCGGTCGCGGAAAAATGCGGCTTCATGCCGGATATCGGCCGCATCGTCATCACCAAAGCCATCAACGAAGCGGCCGAATGGGACCGCGCCGGCATCGATTTCGGACGCATCGCCGTCAACGTCTCGGGCACCGAGCTGCGCGAACCGGATTTCGACACCTTCCTGTTCGGGACCCTGGAACGGGCCGGACTAGCGCCGCAGAAGCTGTCGCTGGAAATCGTCGAATCCGTCATCCTCGACGACGAGAAGACGGGCATCGCCGCCAAGCTCAGGCATATCCGCGCCGCCGGCGTGCATCTCGAGCTCGACGATTTCGGCACCGGCTATGCTTCGCTCAGCCATGTCAATCCGAACGAGATCGACCGGCTCAAGATCGACCGCCGCTTCGTCCAGAACATCAACGAGAATGGCGACAACACCAAGATCGTGCGCGCCATCACCGAGCTTGCCCGCGGGCTCGGCATCTCGATCGTCGCCGAGGGCGCCGAGACCGAAGCCGAACTGGACTCGCTGATGGCCATCGGCTGCGACCAGGTGCAGGGCTATTCCATCGCCTTCCCGATGCCGCAGGACAAGGCGCGCGAATGGCTGCTGGCGCGCAGCCCGAAGAGAGCGAAGCTGAAGGTGCTGCAGGGCAACCTCGCTTAGGCCGGCCGAGCAACTGGTTAGCCGCTACTGATCCTGTCTCCTGTTCTAGCTCCAACAATCGCGCGGCGTGGCGCCAATGCAGAGGTTGTGCAAGCCTCGGATCGGCGCCAGAAAATTGCAAAACTGGCAGACCAAGTCCAGCCCGCCAGCGCGGTCGTCGCTGGTTGTCGTGTTCCTGCCGTTTAATTCGCGCGCCAGAATCCTGCTGCTCCCGCTTCCATTTCACGCATCGCATTCATATGAAAACCGCTGCGCCCCTTTCACTCAGGTGCTAAATGAGCGCCCAATCGCGCCGCTCCCATCGGATCGCGGCGCATTTTCCAGCTTTGATTGCGGCTGCCGCCGTCGACGTTTTCAGGCGGCAGCAAGGAGCCGCCCATGACCGATGCAAAGAACCTCACCCAACTCGGCAAGCACGTCGAGACGCCACCGCGTCCAGAACAGGCGGTTCTGGAAACCGTGCCATTCTCGCGCGGTGATGGGCCGCCGGCGATCGTGCGTTTTACCTGCCCGGAGTTCACCTCGCTGTGCCCGGTCACCGGCCAGCCAGACTTCGCCCACATCGTCATCGACTACGCACCGGACAAGACGCTGGTGGAATCGAAATCGTTGAAGCTGTTCATGACTTCGTTCCGCAATCACGGCGCCTTCCATGAGGAATGCACAGTCATGATCGGCCGACGCATCGTCGAGGCGACCAAGCCGCTCTGGCTGCGT
Protein-coding sequences here:
- a CDS encoding EAL domain-containing protein, producing the protein MSQQPVHSVSRKLVLLIKSGYWLALTIIAAMVMAAFILLQQMMAAQQHNDALLNIVSTQKALSQRIVFLSGATGAAGQDKQPALVAALKQATQEFETNYDLLLDKTGADPISRARFDPKSIENVLFGKPFHLDYFSVGLIANGKRLISSFESRLATGSDGYKGGAERVDLDASVANATLAGYAALGQRISAFGQERSSQLLDLHRTLFFATLGVILLVALFIFRPMSKAILRKTHELVDARNSMAFIAVHDGLTGLHNRTFLTDHFDTLIKGAHRRRERLAVIQLDLDRFKQINDSLGHAAGDYVLVVTAQRMRDSCRASDLCVRLGGDEFVMILNGAGTTEDIHMLAKRIIGQINEPITFQGTTILPGASAGIAVYPVDAENAQDLLVHADLALYSAKKMGGGSFSFFSEELRRELDYRKQLEQDIRTAIAEKTFEVYFQPQVSLTSGKISGIEALVRWKHASRGMISPGEFIPVAEKCGFMPDIGRIVITKAINEAAEWDRAGIDFGRIAVNVSGTELREPDFDTFLFGTLERAGLAPQKLSLEIVESVILDDEKTGIAAKLRHIRAAGVHLELDDFGTGYASLSHVNPNEIDRLKIDRRFVQNINENGDNTKIVRAITELARGLGISIVAEGAETEAELDSLMAIGCDQVQGYSIAFPMPQDKAREWLLARSPKRAKLKVLQGNLA
- the queF gene encoding preQ(1) synthase, whose translation is MTDAKNLTQLGKHVETPPRPEQAVLETVPFSRGDGPPAIVRFTCPEFTSLCPVTGQPDFAHIVIDYAPDKTLVESKSLKLFMTSFRNHGAFHEECTVMIGRRIVEATKPLWLRVGGYWFPRGGIPIDVFWQTGAPPEGAWLPDTGVAPYRGRG